In Marinicauda algicola, one DNA window encodes the following:
- a CDS encoding DEAD/DEAH box helicase, with translation MTFDDLGLGPTLLSAVKDAGYETPTPIQAKAIPVALSGRDVLGIAQTGTGKTASFVLPMIERLSRGRARARMPRSLIICPTRELAAQVAENFETYAKNHKLTMALLIGGVAFGPQDKILDQGADVLIATPGRLLDQFERGKLLLTGVDILVIDEADRMLDMGFIPDIERILKLLPPRRQTLFFSATMPDEITRLVNTFLKDPERIEVARPAQTAETITQYIVRISDKSPAAKRDALRKAIEREGVKNGIVFCNRKRDVDIVARSLQRHGFSAAPIHGDLEQSQRTKTLADFKSGEVRLLVASDVAARGLDIPAVSHVFNYDVSRNADDYVHRIGRTGRAGLKGEAVTIITPEDKKALDAIVKLIGKMPEELDLGGKPAKAKSDKSHKPEESEKPEKAQQAEAPEARPEPEAEPREREKPRENGKRRSRGGRRRGEGRGERREEPREERRPERRAETEEARDAAQTAVGFGDHVPEFLLRSALR, from the coding sequence ATGACCTTCGACGATCTGGGGCTGGGCCCCACACTTCTTTCAGCCGTCAAGGATGCCGGCTACGAGACGCCGACGCCGATCCAGGCCAAGGCCATTCCGGTCGCCCTGTCCGGGCGCGACGTGCTGGGCATTGCCCAGACCGGCACCGGCAAGACGGCCTCCTTCGTCCTGCCCATGATCGAGCGCCTTTCGCGCGGGCGGGCGCGCGCGCGCATGCCGCGCTCGCTCATCATCTGCCCGACGCGCGAACTGGCCGCGCAGGTGGCGGAGAATTTCGAGACCTACGCGAAGAACCACAAGCTGACGATGGCGCTCCTGATCGGCGGCGTCGCCTTCGGGCCGCAGGACAAGATCCTCGACCAGGGCGCGGACGTGCTGATCGCGACGCCCGGCCGCCTGCTCGACCAGTTCGAGCGCGGCAAGCTGCTGCTGACCGGCGTGGACATCCTCGTCATCGACGAGGCCGACCGCATGCTGGACATGGGCTTCATCCCGGACATCGAGCGGATCCTCAAGCTCCTGCCGCCACGCCGGCAGACGCTGTTCTTCTCGGCCACCATGCCCGACGAGATCACCCGGCTGGTGAACACCTTCCTGAAGGATCCCGAACGCATCGAGGTCGCCCGTCCGGCCCAGACCGCCGAGACGATCACCCAGTACATCGTGCGCATCTCCGACAAGAGCCCGGCGGCCAAGCGCGATGCGCTGCGCAAGGCGATCGAGCGCGAGGGCGTGAAGAACGGCATCGTGTTCTGCAACCGCAAGCGGGACGTGGACATCGTCGCGCGCTCGCTGCAGCGCCACGGCTTTTCCGCCGCGCCCATCCACGGCGATCTCGAACAGTCCCAGCGCACCAAGACGCTGGCCGACTTCAAATCCGGCGAGGTGCGCCTGCTCGTGGCCTCGGACGTCGCGGCACGCGGCCTCGACATCCCGGCGGTCAGCCACGTCTTCAACTATGACGTCTCCCGCAATGCCGACGACTATGTCCACCGGATCGGCCGTACCGGTCGCGCAGGCCTCAAGGGCGAGGCGGTGACCATCATCACGCCGGAGGACAAGAAGGCGCTCGACGCCATCGTCAAGCTGATCGGCAAGATGCCCGAGGAACTCGATCTCGGCGGCAAGCCGGCGAAGGCGAAGTCGGACAAGAGCCACAAGCCGGAAGAGTCCGAGAAGCCCGAAAAGGCGCAACAGGCCGAAGCGCCGGAAGCCCGGCCCGAACCCGAAGCCGAGCCGCGCGAACGGGAAAAGCCCCGCGAGAACGGCAAGCGCCGGTCGCGCGGTGGACGCCGCCGTGGCGAAGGCCGCGGCGAGCGCCGGGAGGAGCCCCGCGAGGAGCGCCGCCCCGAGCGCCGCGCGGAAACCGAAGAGGCCCGCGACGCGGCGCAGACCGCCGTGGGGTTCGGCGATCACGTGCCGGAATTCCTGCTGAGGTCCGCGCTGCGCTGA
- a CDS encoding amidohydrolase family protein — MKRLLTALAAAAITAAPALAQTVVVTNGRVVTNTDAGVIENGTVIVRDGDIVAVGAGLEIPAGARTIDAGGGWITPGLFHPQTQLGLVEVGAESMTRDTEADDSPFSAAISVADGFNFDGNHIDEARIDGITRFAIFPSVGRNNLAGRGALADSTGLPGSLFAAEQFLVIDMARSGAATSGGSKPAAWAYLRAAMNDARTYPGRYLSTQEGIVLNRTDAEAFEAAVRGEMPIVFLMDDDGDIRRLLAFKEENPSLRIIIAGAAEAHQVAEELAAADIPVIFDPMRNLPGSFDTLSSAMNAAAQLFDAGVEVAFTTLGSDIYFNPRLLTQHAGIARAHGAEWEDAFRAITLTPAELYGYGDRFGALAPGYAGDVVVWDGDPLEVMSAPTHVLIEGEVQSMETRQTRLRDRYREIRPEHAYAYHH, encoded by the coding sequence ATGAAACGCCTTCTCACAGCGCTCGCCGCCGCGGCGATCACCGCCGCACCGGCGCTTGCCCAGACCGTCGTCGTCACCAATGGCCGCGTGGTCACCAACACCGATGCCGGGGTGATCGAGAACGGCACGGTCATCGTGCGCGACGGCGATATCGTCGCGGTCGGCGCCGGTCTCGAAATCCCCGCCGGGGCACGCACGATCGATGCCGGGGGCGGCTGGATCACGCCCGGCCTGTTCCACCCGCAGACCCAGCTCGGCCTCGTCGAGGTCGGCGCGGAGAGCATGACGCGCGACACCGAGGCCGACGACAGCCCGTTCAGCGCCGCGATCAGCGTCGCGGACGGCTTCAACTTCGACGGCAACCATATCGACGAGGCCCGGATCGACGGGATCACCCGGTTCGCGATCTTCCCCTCGGTGGGCCGCAACAATCTCGCCGGGCGCGGCGCGCTCGCGGACTCCACGGGTCTTCCCGGCAGCCTGTTCGCCGCCGAGCAGTTCCTGGTCATCGACATGGCCCGTTCCGGCGCGGCGACGTCCGGCGGGTCCAAGCCCGCCGCGTGGGCCTATCTGCGCGCCGCGATGAACGATGCACGCACCTATCCCGGGCGCTATCTCTCCACCCAGGAGGGGATCGTCCTCAACCGTACCGATGCAGAGGCCTTCGAAGCCGCCGTGCGCGGCGAGATGCCCATCGTCTTCCTGATGGACGATGACGGCGACATCCGCCGCCTGCTCGCCTTCAAGGAAGAGAACCCGAGCCTGCGCATCATCATCGCGGGCGCAGCCGAGGCCCATCAGGTGGCCGAGGAACTCGCCGCGGCCGACATCCCGGTGATCTTCGACCCGATGCGCAACCTGCCCGGCAGCTTCGACACGCTGTCCTCGGCGATGAACGCCGCCGCCCAACTCTTCGATGCCGGCGTCGAGGTCGCGTTCACCACGCTCGGCTCGGACATCTACTTCAATCCGCGTCTTCTGACCCAGCACGCCGGGATCGCGCGCGCCCACGGCGCGGAATGGGAGGACGCCTTCCGGGCGATCACGCTCACCCCGGCCGAGCTGTACGGCTATGGCGACCGGTTCGGCGCCTTGGCGCCGGGCTATGCCGGGGACGTCGTGGTCTGGGACGGCGATCCGCTCGAGGTCATGAGCGCGCCCACGCACGTCCTGATCGAAGGCGAGGTGCAGAGCATGGAGACGCGCCAGACCCGTCTGCGCGACCGTTACCGCGAAATCCGGCCCGAACACGCCTACGCCTATCACCATTAA
- a CDS encoding amidohydrolase, producing MKQHGLTAGLASLLALSLAACGNGGEGGSEGGERASRDRGDGDTEIVRIDTNPYPSTYTPAPSGVTLIRGATVYDGIGGELADTDILIRDGRIAEVGPGLEAPEGASIVDAQGRFVTPGVIDIHSHLGVYPSPAANAHSDGNEATEPVTAEVWAEHSVWPQDPGFDSALAGGVTTLHILPGSANLFGGRGVTLRNVPSRTVQGMKFPDAPYTLKMACGENPARVYGNRGRSPATDMGNMAGYRASWIEASDYRDSWHEYWEQAEAGEEAEPPTEDLELNTLMGVLEGEILVQMHCYRADQMAQVLDMADEFGYQVSVFHHAVEAYKIPDLLSEAGTCAAVWADWGGFKMEAYDSIRENLPLLHANGACGMIHSDSALGIQRLNHEVAKALADGRRMGLEISDADAVSWFTSRPARGLGIFEETGSIEVGKRADIVVWSGHPFSSYSIADQVYIDGALMYEAGNPELQTVRDFMLGQPGEGEN from the coding sequence TTGAAACAGCACGGCTTGACTGCGGGCCTCGCCTCGCTGCTGGCCCTGTCGCTGGCCGCTTGCGGTAACGGCGGCGAGGGGGGAAGCGAGGGCGGGGAACGCGCCTCGCGCGATCGCGGGGACGGCGACACCGAGATCGTCCGCATCGACACCAATCCCTATCCCTCGACATACACCCCTGCCCCTTCGGGCGTGACGCTCATCCGCGGCGCGACGGTGTATGACGGCATCGGGGGCGAGCTCGCCGATACCGACATCCTGATCCGCGACGGGCGGATCGCGGAGGTCGGTCCCGGGCTGGAAGCCCCCGAGGGCGCCAGCATCGTCGATGCGCAGGGCCGCTTCGTCACGCCGGGCGTGATCGACATCCACTCCCATCTCGGCGTCTATCCCTCCCCGGCCGCGAACGCGCACTCGGACGGCAACGAGGCGACCGAGCCGGTGACCGCCGAGGTCTGGGCGGAGCACTCGGTCTGGCCGCAGGATCCCGGCTTCGATTCGGCCCTGGCCGGCGGGGTCACCACGCTGCACATCCTGCCCGGATCGGCGAACCTGTTCGGCGGACGCGGCGTGACGCTGCGCAACGTGCCCTCGCGCACCGTGCAGGGCATGAAGTTTCCCGACGCGCCCTACACGCTGAAAATGGCGTGCGGGGAGAACCCGGCGCGGGTCTACGGCAATCGCGGCCGCTCCCCGGCGACCGACATGGGCAACATGGCCGGATACCGGGCGAGCTGGATCGAGGCGTCCGACTATCGCGACAGCTGGCACGAGTACTGGGAGCAGGCCGAAGCCGGCGAGGAGGCCGAGCCGCCGACCGAGGATCTCGAGCTGAACACGCTGATGGGCGTGCTGGAAGGCGAGATCCTGGTGCAGATGCATTGCTACCGCGCCGACCAGATGGCCCAGGTCCTCGATATGGCCGACGAGTTCGGCTACCAGGTCTCCGTCTTCCACCACGCGGTGGAGGCCTACAAGATTCCCGACCTTCTGTCGGAGGCAGGTACCTGCGCCGCGGTGTGGGCCGATTGGGGCGGGTTCAAGATGGAAGCCTACGATTCCATCCGCGAGAACCTGCCTTTGCTGCACGCCAACGGCGCCTGCGGCATGATCCATTCCGACAGCGCGCTCGGCATCCAGCGGCTCAACCACGAGGTCGCCAAGGCGCTCGCGGACGGGCGGCGCATGGGCCTCGAGATCAGCGACGCCGACGCGGTGAGCTGGTTCACCTCGCGTCCCGCCCGCGGGCTCGGCATCTTCGAGGAGACAGGCTCGATCGAGGTGGGCAAGCGGGCCGACATCGTGGTGTGGTCCGGCCATCCCTTCTCCAGCTACTCGATCGCCGACCAGGTCTATATCGACGGCGCGCTGATGTACGAGGCCGGCAACCCGGAACTCCAGACCGTGCGCGACTTCATGCTCGGCCAGCCCGGCGAAGGAGAAAACTGA
- a CDS encoding AraC family transcriptional regulator, translating into MTAATIAAGYPRGLVDFAVTQGADRVELLRQSGICEETLAHQDNRVPVKDYVRLFDVASDHTGMPAVSLEYGKAVRMQEISIVGLICEACESVLDVPKQLNRYAALVVDDNRFEPATILRGVTRGSQTWIEGPSTLFSDYPVIAECELARLVWNTRAMFVDVPEFKKIRFPRTVHLMRSAPKYKADFERIFEAPVVFDSTWNALQIDPEFLSLKQPPVNRYVFGVLSERADSLLNELRLSKTVRGRVETVLMEILHTGEASMDVVAARLGQSRQTLYRKLKEEGVTYEQVLDGLRQKLAVHFLSGKQVSVNQTAYLLGFSDPASFSRAFKRWTGESPRAVHQRRSPLKPRNQTRSM; encoded by the coding sequence ATGACCGCCGCCACCATCGCCGCCGGGTATCCACGGGGCCTGGTGGATTTTGCAGTAACCCAAGGCGCCGACCGAGTTGAGCTACTTCGTCAATCGGGAATCTGCGAAGAGACACTCGCACACCAGGATAATCGGGTGCCGGTCAAGGACTATGTTCGATTATTCGATGTCGCCTCAGACCATACCGGAATGCCCGCCGTCTCGCTTGAGTATGGCAAAGCTGTGCGCATGCAGGAAATCTCAATTGTCGGCCTGATCTGCGAAGCATGTGAGAGCGTTCTCGACGTGCCGAAGCAACTCAATCGCTATGCGGCGCTTGTCGTAGATGACAATAGGTTTGAGCCAGCTACGATTTTGCGAGGTGTTACGAGAGGCAGCCAAACGTGGATAGAAGGACCCAGCACGCTGTTTTCTGACTACCCCGTAATCGCTGAGTGCGAACTGGCTCGACTGGTTTGGAACACGAGGGCGATGTTTGTAGATGTTCCAGAGTTTAAGAAAATAAGGTTTCCACGCACGGTGCATCTGATGCGCAGCGCTCCAAAATACAAGGCTGATTTTGAGCGTATATTTGAGGCGCCGGTGGTGTTCGACAGCACTTGGAACGCACTCCAGATCGACCCCGAGTTTCTTTCCCTCAAGCAGCCGCCGGTAAACCGGTACGTGTTCGGTGTGCTAAGCGAACGAGCAGACTCCTTACTCAACGAACTGAGGCTCTCCAAGACAGTGCGCGGTCGGGTCGAGACTGTCTTAATGGAGATTCTGCACACAGGCGAAGCTTCCATGGATGTTGTGGCTGCACGTCTCGGCCAAAGCCGGCAGACGCTTTATCGCAAGCTCAAGGAGGAGGGTGTAACGTATGAGCAGGTGCTCGACGGGTTGCGCCAGAAGCTTGCGGTGCACTTCTTGTCCGGCAAGCAGGTGTCCGTCAATCAGACGGCGTACCTTTTAGGATTTTCTGACCCAGCCTCGTTCTCGCGAGCCTTTAAGCGTTGGACCGGCGAGAGTCCACGAGCGGTACACCAGAGGCGCTCGCCGCTCAAACCACGAAATCAAACCCGATCCATGTGA
- a CDS encoding DUF2306 domain-containing protein produces the protein MTNVSVTRAGSRGNDGIGALKAATTIWFGVMVISQWLFVYYIAAFYAEPTLSGQFAAWNEHPFLSPFVRGDIIGNLAFATHVMLAIFITFGGTLQLIPQLRATAPWLHRWNGRLFILFSLAVTLAGFYMVWLREPVTDISAELAISINGALILLFAALAWREGIKRSIVSHRRWALRALLAVNGVFFLRLVFSGWLVLTQREPDVMQFRVFEYASYLVPLLVLQLYLYSSERGGTAMRYLAAMALYLVSAAMCIGAFGFSMIFVRLIVFGQS, from the coding sequence ATGACGAATGTCTCAGTTACGCGAGCGGGTTCGAGGGGCAACGATGGCATCGGGGCGCTCAAAGCAGCGACCACAATCTGGTTTGGCGTAATGGTGATCAGCCAGTGGCTGTTTGTCTATTACATAGCGGCATTTTATGCCGAGCCGACCTTGTCCGGCCAGTTTGCGGCTTGGAATGAGCATCCATTCCTCAGTCCGTTTGTTCGAGGAGACATAATCGGAAACTTGGCGTTCGCCACCCATGTGATGTTGGCGATTTTCATTACCTTCGGTGGAACGCTTCAGCTCATCCCGCAATTACGGGCGACTGCTCCGTGGCTGCATCGCTGGAATGGCCGCCTGTTCATTCTGTTCTCGCTCGCGGTCACCCTTGCCGGGTTCTACATGGTCTGGTTGCGCGAACCGGTCACCGACATTAGTGCCGAATTGGCAATCAGTATCAACGGCGCGCTCATCCTATTGTTTGCCGCACTCGCGTGGCGCGAGGGCATCAAACGAAGCATAGTTAGTCACCGCCGCTGGGCGCTTCGCGCGCTACTGGCCGTAAACGGCGTATTTTTTCTGCGCCTCGTTTTTTCTGGCTGGTTGGTTCTAACTCAGCGCGAGCCGGATGTGATGCAGTTCCGGGTCTTCGAATATGCGTCCTACCTCGTACCCCTGCTCGTTTTGCAGCTCTACCTCTATTCCTCTGAGCGGGGAGGTACGGCAATGCGCTACCTTGCGGCAATGGCGCTCTACCTCGTTAGCGCAGCTATGTGCATCGGCGCGTTCGGCTTCTCGATGATCTTTGTCCGTCTGATTGTGTTTGGTCAGAGCTAG
- a CDS encoding DUF4386 domain-containing protein: MYARSTLVVSGDAARTAVNILESERMFRFGGGAQLITVLCDITLSVILFEIMKPVSRIISLLSSSFRFAAIIVIAVTTVSHFAPLTILDQSYLYGFTDEQRQALSYLSFAYHSIGYNIALLLFGVHCILLGYLIARSAFLPALIGLLMVLAGFGYAANSFAFFVHPALATWSFPILMPLAFIAEGALALWLTIVGVNTKRWLTQSANN; this comes from the coding sequence ATGTACGCGCGCTCGACACTCGTCGTTTCTGGCGATGCAGCAAGAACAGCAGTGAATATACTCGAATCCGAACGAATGTTCCGATTTGGTGGCGGTGCTCAATTAATTACAGTCTTGTGTGACATTACACTATCAGTGATTTTATTCGAAATTATGAAGCCCGTAAGCAGGATTATTTCTTTGCTTTCTAGCTCATTCCGATTTGCCGCCATAATTGTCATTGCCGTGACGACGGTTTCGCACTTTGCACCTCTGACTATCCTCGATCAGTCATATCTATACGGATTCACTGACGAGCAGCGGCAGGCGCTGTCGTATCTGTCATTTGCATATCACTCGATTGGGTACAACATCGCCCTGTTACTCTTCGGTGTTCACTGCATCCTCCTTGGATACCTTATCGCGAGGTCGGCGTTCCTCCCGGCGCTGATTGGCCTGCTAATGGTGCTGGCCGGCTTCGGATATGCAGCCAACAGTTTCGCATTTTTTGTTCATCCCGCGCTCGCGACTTGGAGTTTTCCGATCCTGATGCCGCTCGCATTCATAGCTGAGGGAGCGCTGGCGCTCTGGCTCACGATTGTTGGGGTAAACACCAAAAGATGGCTAACGCAGTCTGCCAACAACTAA
- a CDS encoding serine hydrolase has translation MPSLIPAIVSALSILACVPPGAGDPPEETTAHYADELLRRTYSADGPGAAVLVARGDTILFRGARGEGDIQSHSQLHPNSVFRIGSVTKQFTAAAVLTLVEDGRVGLDDPLSRYLSDYPNGDQITLRHLLNHTAGVRNFNNLPEYIDGIERDLTTSEIISLFRDESLVFLPGESWAYSNSGYVLLGAVIESVTGLAWHEYMAQRFFRPLGMSHTGYGHDPQFAALQVRGYRYDEDTVAPMLPMSMTQPHAAGALVSNVDDLLIWTRALHEGRILRSQSYQMMAVPEGAAAVEGVRYGFGLYEISIRQQRALRHGGRIFGFIASLTYLPGPDITVVVLENDDAHNGPEQADALTRRLVAHALDAPYPMPDAIPTEVASLEAAQGVYDFGDGVVRTIRLEAGRLTAQRNVGPRLQLTPIAADDFLYEDGFTRLQFDRDTTGAIVAARFFASGDGEGVSGVRISTGATPPPTGLELPSAVMERFVGIYANSELSVSVTLEGETLLAQIAGQPSFRLLAASPTLFDVEEAGASVEFVPASGPVLEMVIRQNGRETVLARTP, from the coding sequence ATGCCAAGTCTGATACCTGCGATCGTCTCGGCCTTGAGCATACTGGCTTGTGTGCCGCCGGGGGCTGGTGATCCTCCGGAGGAAACGACCGCCCACTACGCTGATGAGCTGCTTCGACGCACGTATAGCGCTGACGGCCCTGGCGCAGCCGTTCTGGTCGCCCGGGGCGACACTATCCTATTTCGCGGCGCGCGCGGCGAAGGTGATATTCAATCGCATTCACAGCTGCATCCAAATTCCGTATTCCGAATCGGCTCGGTGACGAAGCAGTTTACTGCAGCCGCAGTGCTGACCTTGGTCGAGGACGGGCGAGTTGGCTTAGATGATCCGCTCTCTCGTTATCTTTCGGACTATCCGAATGGTGATCAGATCACGTTACGGCATCTGCTCAATCACACCGCTGGCGTTCGCAATTTCAATAACCTTCCAGAATATATCGATGGAATAGAACGTGACCTCACCACGTCGGAGATCATTAGTCTCTTCCGGGATGAATCGCTGGTGTTCTTACCTGGAGAGAGTTGGGCTTACAGCAATTCCGGGTACGTTCTGTTAGGTGCAGTTATTGAATCGGTAACTGGGCTTGCGTGGCACGAATACATGGCTCAACGCTTCTTTCGCCCGCTCGGCATGAGCCATACCGGATATGGTCACGACCCGCAATTCGCCGCTCTACAGGTTCGCGGCTATCGCTACGATGAAGACACCGTCGCACCTATGTTGCCGATGAGCATGACCCAACCCCATGCCGCAGGCGCACTTGTTTCAAACGTCGACGACCTGCTGATCTGGACACGTGCATTGCATGAAGGTCGTATCCTGCGAAGCCAATCCTATCAGATGATGGCGGTGCCAGAAGGGGCGGCGGCAGTCGAGGGAGTGCGTTATGGCTTCGGCCTCTACGAAATCTCGATTCGCCAACAGCGCGCCCTGAGGCACGGCGGGCGAATCTTCGGGTTCATTGCGTCTTTGACATACCTGCCAGGCCCCGACATCACAGTCGTCGTTCTCGAGAACGATGATGCGCACAACGGTCCTGAACAGGCTGATGCGCTGACGCGCCGGCTCGTGGCCCATGCGCTCGACGCGCCATACCCGATGCCTGACGCTATACCAACCGAAGTGGCATCACTTGAGGCGGCACAAGGTGTTTACGATTTCGGCGATGGCGTAGTGCGCACGATCCGGCTAGAGGCCGGCCGACTTACCGCACAGCGCAACGTCGGTCCCCGGCTTCAGCTGACACCAATCGCCGCCGATGACTTTCTTTACGAAGACGGTTTCACCCGGCTGCAATTCGACCGCGATACGACGGGGGCGATTGTTGCCGCTCGCTTCTTCGCTAGCGGTGACGGTGAAGGCGTAAGCGGCGTTCGGATTAGCACCGGCGCAACACCGCCGCCGACAGGGTTGGAGCTGCCGAGCGCCGTCATGGAGCGCTTTGTGGGCATATATGCAAACAGTGAGCTTTCGGTCAGCGTGACGCTCGAGGGTGAAACGCTGCTGGCCCAGATCGCCGGCCAACCGAGTTTCAGGCTATTGGCTGCGTCGCCGACGTTGTTCGATGTCGAAGAAGCTGGAGCCTCGGTCGAGTTCGTTCCTGCAAGCGGTCCTGTCTTGGAGATGGTCATTCGCCAAAATGGTCGCGAGACGGTGCTCGCACGAACGCCCTAA
- the parE gene encoding DNA topoisomerase IV subunit B: MASDSQNDLFGGASAPNPPAASSERQTPRPAVRSTPGAPARPAAPASAEAKGYNASSIEVLEGLEPVRKRPGMYIGGTDERAFHHLFAEVLDNAMDEAVAGHADRIEVSLDEDGFVTVTDNGRGIPVDPHPKFPDKSALEVVMTTLHSGGKFSDKAYQTAGGLHGVGISVVNALSERVDVEVARDRTLWRQSFERGLPVTALEQVGGAPNRRGTSVRFKPDHEIFGTRAHFRPARLFAMARAKAFLRRGVEIRWKCPAALVEGTDIPAEQVLSFPGGLADRMAELAARSALVTSEPFSGRVERDGRMGAVEWSVAFSANGFGEHDGFSQSFCNTVPTPQGGTHEMGLRGALTKGLRAYGELSNVKKAAQITGDDVMGGAGVLISIFLKDPEFQGQTKDRLSTPEAQRLVEAAVRDRFDHWLAARPKEAAQLLDWAIERADERLKRRKEKEVKRQSATRKLRLPGKLADCSSRDPEGTEIFLVEGDSAGGSAKQARDRRTQAILPLRGKILNVASATMDKVAANQEISDLMLALGTRPGQKFNTDELRYERVIIMCDADVDGAHIAALLATFFYKFCPGLIESGRLFMAQPPLYRLTQGGKTLYAADDAEKDRLIETEFKKNKVEVGRFKGLGEMTPAQLKATTMNPQTRSLARVVVEDGYQDSADELVETLMGKKPELRFQYIQEHAPFVEALDV; this comes from the coding sequence ATGGCCAGTGATTCGCAGAACGATCTTTTCGGCGGCGCATCCGCGCCGAATCCGCCAGCCGCGTCCTCCGAGAGGCAAACGCCGCGCCCGGCCGTGCGATCCACGCCGGGTGCGCCGGCGCGCCCCGCTGCTCCGGCCAGCGCCGAGGCGAAAGGCTACAACGCCTCCTCGATCGAGGTGCTTGAGGGCCTCGAGCCGGTGCGCAAGCGCCCGGGCATGTATATCGGCGGCACCGACGAGCGCGCCTTCCACCACCTGTTCGCCGAAGTGCTCGACAACGCCATGGACGAGGCGGTCGCCGGCCATGCCGACCGGATCGAGGTGAGCCTCGACGAGGACGGTTTCGTCACGGTCACCGACAACGGCCGCGGCATCCCGGTCGATCCGCACCCGAAATTCCCGGACAAGTCGGCGCTCGAAGTCGTCATGACCACGCTGCACTCGGGCGGGAAATTCTCCGACAAGGCCTATCAGACCGCCGGCGGCCTGCACGGGGTGGGCATCTCGGTGGTCAACGCCCTGTCGGAACGTGTCGATGTCGAGGTCGCGCGCGATCGCACGCTGTGGCGCCAGAGCTTCGAGCGCGGGCTTCCCGTGACAGCGCTCGAACAGGTCGGCGGCGCGCCGAACCGGCGCGGCACCTCGGTCCGCTTCAAGCCCGATCACGAGATCTTCGGCACCCGTGCCCATTTCCGCCCGGCGCGCCTGTTCGCCATGGCCCGGGCCAAGGCCTTCCTGCGCCGGGGCGTCGAGATCCGCTGGAAATGCCCCGCCGCGCTCGTGGAAGGCACGGACATCCCGGCCGAGCAGGTGCTCTCCTTCCCCGGCGGCCTCGCCGACCGGATGGCCGAACTGGCCGCCAGGAGCGCGCTCGTCACCTCCGAGCCCTTCTCCGGCCGGGTCGAGCGCGACGGGCGCATGGGGGCGGTGGAATGGTCGGTCGCCTTCTCCGCCAACGGGTTCGGCGAGCATGACGGCTTCTCGCAGAGCTTCTGCAACACCGTGCCGACCCCGCAGGGCGGCACCCACGAGATGGGCCTGCGCGGCGCGCTGACCAAGGGCCTGCGAGCCTATGGCGAGCTGTCCAACGTGAAGAAGGCCGCCCAGATCACCGGCGACGACGTGATGGGCGGGGCGGGCGTCCTGATCTCGATCTTCCTGAAGGACCCCGAATTCCAGGGCCAGACCAAGGACCGGCTGTCCACCCCGGAAGCCCAGCGCCTCGTCGAGGCCGCGGTGCGCGACCGCTTCGATCACTGGCTCGCCGCGCGCCCGAAGGAGGCGGCACAGCTGCTGGACTGGGCGATCGAGCGCGCCGACGAGCGCCTGAAGCGCCGCAAGGAGAAGGAGGTCAAGCGCCAGTCCGCGACGCGCAAGCTACGCCTGCCGGGCAAGCTCGCCGACTGCTCCTCGCGCGATCCGGAGGGCACGGAGATCTTCCTCGTGGAGGGCGATTCGGCCGGCGGCTCGGCGAAGCAGGCGCGCGACCGTCGCACGCAGGCCATCCTGCCCCTGCGCGGCAAGATCCTGAACGTCGCCTCGGCGACGATGGACAAGGTCGCGGCCAACCAGGAGATCTCCGATCTCATGCTCGCGCTCGGCACCCGCCCGGGCCAGAAGTTCAACACCGACGAGCTGCGCTACGAGCGCGTCATCATCATGTGCGACGCCGACGTGGACGGCGCCCACATCGCGGCCCTGCTCGCGACGTTCTTCTACAAGTTCTGCCCCGGCCTCATCGAATCGGGGCGCCTCTTCATGGCCCAGCCCCCGCTCTACCGCCTGACGCAGGGAGGCAAGACGCTCTATGCCGCCGACGACGCGGAGAAGGACCGGCTGATCGAGACCGAGTTCAAGAAGAACAAGGTCGAGGTCGGCCGCTTCAAGGGCCTGGGCGAGATGACCCCGGCGCAGCTGAAGGCCACCACGATGAACCCGCAGACGCGCTCGCTCGCCCGCGTCGTGGTCGAGGACGGCTATCAGGACAGCGCCGACGAGCTCGTGGAAACCCTGATGGGCAAGAAGCCGGAGCTGCGCTTCCAGTACATCCAGGAACACGCGCCGTTCGTGGAGGCGCTGGACGTTTAG
- a CDS encoding ACT domain-containing protein, which yields MADTDLDTLLARMEPWLDPDRYLFVRAAPGTATGLPALMRFREDEADTLIVTERVAAREGLAGDFLCRRIVAKAGSPPDSVGFIARLSGALADNGIAVNPVSGFSCDHLFVLEEKAQAAMDVLGELSRSPA from the coding sequence ATGGCAGATACCGATCTCGATACCCTGCTCGCGCGGATGGAGCCCTGGCTCGATCCCGACCGCTATCTCTTCGTGCGCGCGGCGCCCGGTACGGCGACCGGGCTTCCCGCACTGATGAGGTTTCGCGAGGACGAGGCCGACACGCTGATCGTCACCGAGCGCGTGGCCGCACGCGAGGGGCTCGCGGGAGACTTTCTCTGCCGGCGCATCGTGGCGAAGGCTGGCTCGCCGCCGGATTCGGTCGGCTTCATCGCCCGTCTTTCCGGCGCACTTGCAGACAACGGCATCGCGGTCAATCCGGTCTCCGGATTCAGCTGCGACCATCTCTTCGTCCTCGAGGAGAAGGCGCAGGCGGCGATGGACGTGCTCGGGGAGCTGTCGCGCAGCCCCGCCTAG